One genomic region from Pseudorca crassidens isolate mPseCra1 chromosome 11, mPseCra1.hap1, whole genome shotgun sequence encodes:
- the STAC3 gene encoding SH3 and cysteine-rich domain-containing protein 3 isoform X3, which yields MANKERKKGQADKKNSLAAMMEEEPESARLQEGKPQDGNPEGDKKAEKKTPDDKHKQPGFQQSHYFVALYRFKALEKDDLDFPPGEKITVIDDSNEEWWRGKIGEKVGFFPPNFIIRVRSGERVHRVTRSFVGNREIGQITLKKDQIVVQKGDEAGGYVKVYTGRKVGLFPTDFLEEI from the exons TCTCTAGCAGCCATGATGGAAGAGGAGCCAGAGTCTGCCAGACTACAGGAAGGCAAACCCCAGGATG GAAACCCTGAAGGGGATAAGAAAGCTGAAAAGAAGACACCTGATGACAAA CACAAGCAGCCTGGCTTCCAGCAGTCTCATTACTTTGTGGCTCTCTATCGATTCAAAGCCCTGGAGAAGGACGATCTGGATTTCCC gcCTGGAGAGAAGATCACAGTCATTGATGACTCCAATGAGGAGTGGTGGCGG GGGAAAATAGGGGAGAAGGTCGGATTTTTCCCTCCAAACTTCATCATTCGGGTCCGGTCTGGAGAGCGTGTGCACCGCGTAACGAGATCCTTCGTGGGGAACCGCGAGATAGGGCAGATCACTCTCAAGAAGGACCAG ATTGTGGTGCAGAAAGGAGATGAAGCCGGTGGCTACGTCAAGGTCTACACCGGCCGCAAGGTGGGGCTGTTTCCCACCGACTTCCTGGAGGAGATTTAG